The Petrotoga sibirica DSM 13575 genome contains a region encoding:
- a CDS encoding acyl-CoA carboxylase subunit beta translates to MPDEELIQKIEELKKKKESLLVGGGKERIEKQHKTGKLTARERIEDLVDEGTFEEIDMLVKHRCTYFGLDKKEFPYDGVVTGFGEIKGKKVAIFSQDFTIQGGSLGEMHAKKIMKLQDLAMRYGIPLIGINDSGGARIQEAVDALYGYGGIFYRNTQASGVIPQITVIAGPCAGGAVYSPAITDFVIMVDQTSQMFITGPQVIKTVTGENIDKENLGGAKIHNSKSGVAHLLAKDDGQAMELVRKLLSYIPSNNMDPVEPADYDKSYKVPEEINEIVSPNPKKSYDVKDLINLVFDPGSFFEIHAHFAKNIVVGFARLEGKSVGIIANQPKILAGSLDIDASDKAARFIRFCDSFNIPVITFVDTPGYLPGVSQEHGGIIRHGAKLLYAYSESTVPMITVILRKAYGGAYIAMASQHLGADFVFAYPTAEIAVMGSEGAANIIFAKEIESSENPEETRKKRVEEYKERFANPYEAASRGYIEDVIEPIETRKKLSASLSIAYSKVKPTPSKKHGNIPL, encoded by the coding sequence ATGCCAGATGAAGAACTAATTCAAAAAATAGAAGAATTGAAGAAAAAGAAAGAATCCCTTCTTGTTGGAGGAGGGAAGGAAAGAATAGAAAAACAACACAAAACGGGTAAATTAACAGCTCGTGAAAGAATAGAAGATCTTGTAGATGAAGGTACTTTTGAAGAAATCGATATGTTGGTTAAACATAGATGTACATACTTTGGTTTAGATAAAAAAGAGTTTCCATACGATGGAGTTGTCACAGGATTTGGAGAGATCAAAGGCAAAAAAGTTGCTATTTTTTCCCAAGATTTTACCATTCAAGGTGGATCCTTAGGAGAAATGCATGCAAAGAAAATAATGAAATTACAAGATTTGGCAATGAGATACGGCATCCCTTTAATAGGGATAAACGACTCTGGCGGAGCTAGAATACAGGAAGCGGTTGATGCTCTATATGGCTACGGTGGAATTTTCTATAGAAACACCCAGGCTTCTGGTGTAATCCCACAAATAACCGTTATAGCAGGCCCTTGTGCCGGTGGAGCTGTTTATTCGCCAGCTATAACTGATTTCGTAATTATGGTGGATCAAACTTCTCAGATGTTCATCACCGGTCCTCAGGTTATAAAAACTGTGACTGGGGAAAACATTGATAAAGAGAATTTGGGAGGGGCAAAAATTCATAACTCAAAAAGTGGTGTTGCCCACCTTTTGGCAAAAGACGATGGGCAAGCCATGGAACTTGTCAGAAAGCTGCTTTCTTACATACCTTCAAACAATATGGATCCTGTAGAACCCGCTGATTACGATAAAAGTTACAAAGTACCAGAAGAAATAAACGAAATAGTTTCACCAAACCCGAAAAAAAGTTACGATGTAAAAGATTTAATCAATTTAGTATTTGATCCAGGGTCTTTTTTTGAAATTCATGCTCATTTTGCCAAAAATATCGTGGTAGGTTTTGCAAGATTGGAAGGAAAATCTGTTGGAATCATAGCCAATCAACCAAAAATCTTGGCAGGTTCTCTCGATATCGATGCTTCCGATAAAGCGGCCAGATTTATAAGATTCTGTGACTCTTTCAACATACCTGTTATAACCTTTGTTGACACACCTGGATATTTACCAGGAGTATCTCAAGAACACGGGGGAATAATTAGACATGGAGCAAAGCTATTGTATGCTTATTCTGAATCCACAGTTCCAATGATTACTGTAATTCTAAGAAAAGCCTATGGTGGGGCTTATATTGCAATGGCTTCGCAACATTTAGGTGCTGATTTTGTGTTTGCATACCCGACTGCGGAAATAGCTGTTATGGGATCCGAGGGTGCCGCAAACATTATCTTCGCAAAAGAGATAGAAAGTTCCGAAAATCCGGAAGAAACTAGAAAAAAGCGAGTTGAAGAATACAAAGAACGGTTTGCAAATCCTTATGAAGCAGCCTCAAGAGGTTATATAGAAGATGTAATAGAACCCATCGAAACAAGAAAAAAATTATCTGCTTCCCTTTCTATAGCTTATTCAAAAGTAAAACCAACTCCATCTAAAAAACATGGAAATATTCCGTTATAA
- the mce gene encoding methylmalonyl-CoA epimerase, with protein sequence METKIDHIGIAVNSIEKAFKLYKDLFHIEKSAEEILEDRGIKVTFLYIKDVRIELMEPIREDSEISNFLKKRGEGFHHIAYQVDNIRMILENAKKLGYKTLSDEPNQGAGGSLVFFLHPKSANGILTEFVEYQK encoded by the coding sequence ATGGAAACCAAAATTGACCACATAGGAATTGCTGTCAATTCCATAGAAAAAGCATTCAAATTGTATAAGGATTTGTTCCATATTGAAAAGAGTGCAGAAGAGATTCTTGAAGATAGAGGTATAAAAGTTACCTTTTTATACATAAAAGATGTTAGAATAGAATTGATGGAACCTATAAGAGAGGATTCTGAAATATCAAATTTTTTAAAAAAACGAGGCGAGGGATTCCACCACATCGCATACCAAGTAGACAACATTCGAATGATATTGGAAAACGCAAAAAAACTTGGTTACAAAACTTTATCTGATGAACCTAATCAAGGAGCAGGTGGAAGTTTAGTGTTCTTTTTACATCCAAAATCTGCTAACGGTATTTTAACCGAGTTCGTTGAGTATCAAAAATAA
- the meaB gene encoding methylmalonyl Co-A mutase-associated GTPase MeaB, which yields MRWKERYEQLLPKFKAQNKTALAKMISLLEDNYLQTWEIISRLHSDVQPKNSYVLGVTGSPGVGKSSFISRLVSFYSNKGQNIGIILIDPSSPFSGGAFLGDRVRMFDLTNSSNVYIRSIASRGAMGGVCNSIYDIIDVMKAFGFDTIIIETVGTGQSEIDIFYACDTTLLILSPDSGDEIQIYKAGIMEIADCYIVNKIDLPNSKRFLMYLENYLDSQNEGDKKVFGVSSIENKGFEKVYEWLESSRKYFQNSNLKENLRKKSRVKNYLFHLIENFLEGYSLEDQDTDSLKKDVIAFICEEEGKNGNQN from the coding sequence TTGCGATGGAAAGAAAGGTATGAACAATTACTTCCAAAATTTAAAGCCCAAAATAAAACCGCTCTAGCGAAAATGATATCTCTATTAGAAGATAATTATTTACAAACCTGGGAAATAATTTCGAGATTACATTCGGATGTTCAACCAAAAAATTCATATGTACTTGGTGTTACAGGTAGCCCTGGCGTGGGAAAAAGCTCTTTTATTTCAAGATTGGTCTCGTTTTATTCCAATAAAGGTCAGAATATCGGAATAATATTGATCGATCCAAGTAGCCCTTTTAGTGGCGGGGCCTTTTTGGGAGATAGGGTAAGAATGTTTGATTTAACCAACTCTTCCAACGTTTACATCAGAAGCATAGCCAGCAGAGGCGCAATGGGGGGAGTCTGCAATTCAATTTATGATATTATTGATGTAATGAAGGCATTTGGCTTCGATACAATAATCATAGAAACGGTGGGAACCGGTCAATCAGAGATCGATATATTCTATGCTTGTGACACAACTCTTTTAATATTATCTCCTGATTCTGGTGACGAAATTCAAATTTATAAGGCAGGAATAATGGAAATAGCCGATTGTTATATTGTCAACAAGATAGATCTACCTAATTCCAAAAGATTTTTAATGTACTTGGAAAATTATTTGGATTCACAAAACGAAGGTGATAAAAAGGTTTTTGGCGTTAGTTCAATTGAAAACAAAGGATTTGAAAAAGTTTACGAATGGTTAGAATCAAGCAGAAAATACTTTCAAAACTCTAATTTAAAAGAGAATCTAAGAAAAAAAAGTCGTGTTAAAAACTATCTTTTCCATTTGATAGAAAATTTCTTGGAAGGTTATTCTTTGGAAGATCAAGATACTGATTCCCTTAAAAAAGATGTTATAGCCTTCATCTGTGAAGAGGAGGGGAAAAATGGAAACCAAAATTGA
- a CDS encoding cobalamin B12-binding domain-containing protein, whose amino-acid sequence MSTRIRVLIAKPGLDGHDRGAKVLARALRDAGMEVIYTGIRRTPEEIVEAAIQEDVDLIGLSILSGAHKKLCQKILNLLKEKGADIPVFLGGIIPEEDIPELKEMGIIEIFTPGASLKEIVEKVEDIAMERKV is encoded by the coding sequence ATGAGTACAAGAATCCGTGTCTTAATAGCTAAACCTGGACTCGATGGTCATGACCGTGGAGCCAAAGTTTTAGCAAGAGCGCTAAGAGACGCAGGAATGGAGGTAATCTATACCGGCATAAGAAGAACCCCAGAAGAAATTGTTGAAGCCGCAATACAAGAAGATGTTGATTTAATTGGTTTATCAATACTTTCAGGTGCGCACAAAAAGTTATGTCAAAAAATACTAAATTTACTAAAAGAAAAGGGAGCTGATATTCCTGTTTTCCTCGGTGGAATTATTCCAGAAGAAGATATCCCAGAACTAAAGGAAATGGGCATAATCGAAATTTTCACCCCAGGTGCCTCATTAAAAGAGATCGTAGAGAAGGTGGAAGATATTGCGATGGAAAGAAAGGTATGA
- a CDS encoding acyl-CoA mutase large subunit family protein encodes MFEREKMHEIEKSKKEWEEKKVERTLSRFPERKKEFVTSYEDEIERLYTPLDIKNLDYIKDLGFPGEYPFTRGVQPTMYRGKLWTMRQYAGFGSAEESNKRYKYLLEQGQTGLSIAFDLPTQIGFDSDNPMSEGEVGKVGVAIDSLKDMEILFDGIPLDKVSVSMTINSTAMILLAMLITVAKKQGVPYEKLRGTIQNDILKEYMARGTYIFPPKESMKLIVDIFDYGSKNLPKFNLISISGYHIREAGADAVQEIAFTLADGIAYVEAAVKAGLDPNEFGTNLSFFFNAHNNFLEEVAKFRAARKLWARIMKERFGVTNENAMKLKFHTQTAGSTLTAQQPLNNIIRVTIQALAAVLGGTQSLHTNSYDEALGLPTEQSVTVALRTQQIIAHEMGVSETVDPLAGSFAIEKLTLDIEEKAQKYLEKIDEIGGMVKAIEAGYPQKEILNSAYKAQQRIEKKEQIIVGVNEYISDKKEKIDILKVDEEQEEKQIEKLKNLKNQRNNSKAEESLNRLKKAAINEENLFPYVIECVENYSTVGEITNVLKEIYGEYRESTTI; translated from the coding sequence ATGTTTGAAAGAGAAAAAATGCATGAAATAGAAAAGTCAAAAAAAGAGTGGGAAGAGAAAAAAGTAGAACGTACATTGAGCCGATTCCCAGAAAGAAAAAAGGAATTTGTTACCTCATATGAAGATGAGATTGAACGACTTTACACACCTTTAGATATTAAAAATTTAGATTACATTAAAGATTTAGGATTCCCTGGTGAATACCCTTTCACCAGAGGTGTGCAGCCAACCATGTACCGCGGCAAGTTGTGGACTATGCGGCAATATGCGGGATTCGGTTCTGCAGAAGAGTCAAACAAAAGATATAAATACTTATTAGAACAAGGCCAAACAGGTTTATCTATAGCCTTTGATTTACCAACACAGATAGGATTTGACTCAGACAATCCTATGTCCGAGGGGGAAGTAGGAAAGGTCGGAGTAGCAATAGATTCACTAAAAGATATGGAAATTCTTTTCGACGGTATCCCTCTTGATAAGGTAAGTGTTTCAATGACTATCAACTCAACTGCGATGATTTTATTAGCAATGTTAATAACCGTTGCAAAAAAACAAGGGGTCCCTTATGAAAAACTTAGAGGAACTATTCAGAACGATATTTTAAAAGAATATATGGCTAGGGGCACTTACATCTTTCCACCTAAAGAATCTATGAAGTTGATAGTAGATATCTTTGATTACGGAAGCAAAAACCTTCCAAAATTTAACTTAATAAGTATCAGCGGTTATCATATTAGAGAAGCGGGGGCCGATGCGGTCCAAGAAATAGCTTTTACATTAGCAGATGGAATAGCCTATGTAGAGGCAGCAGTTAAAGCTGGCTTAGATCCAAATGAATTTGGAACAAACCTTTCCTTCTTTTTTAACGCCCATAACAACTTTTTAGAAGAAGTAGCAAAATTTAGGGCTGCTAGAAAATTATGGGCAAGGATTATGAAAGAGCGGTTCGGTGTAACGAATGAAAATGCAATGAAATTGAAATTTCATACTCAGACAGCAGGCTCCACATTAACCGCTCAACAACCTTTAAACAACATAATAAGGGTAACAATTCAAGCTTTGGCTGCAGTTTTAGGGGGTACTCAATCACTTCATACTAACTCTTACGATGAGGCTTTAGGACTGCCTACAGAACAATCTGTTACCGTGGCTTTAAGAACTCAACAAATCATAGCTCACGAAATGGGAGTAAGCGAAACCGTAGATCCTCTAGCAGGATCGTTCGCTATAGAAAAATTAACCTTAGACATAGAAGAAAAAGCCCAAAAATATTTAGAAAAAATAGATGAAATAGGTGGAATGGTAAAAGCCATAGAGGCAGGATACCCTCAAAAAGAAATATTAAACAGCGCCTATAAAGCACAACAAAGGATAGAAAAAAAAGAGCAGATCATAGTAGGGGTTAACGAATACATTTCTGACAAAAAAGAAAAGATAGATATCTTGAAAGTTGATGAAGAACAAGAAGAAAAACAAATAGAAAAGTTGAAAAATTTAAAAAATCAAAGAAACAACTCAAAAGCAGAAGAATCTTTGAATAGATTGAAAAAGGCTGCAATAAATGAGGAGAATTTATTCCCCTATGTAATAGAATGTGTAGAAAACTATTCCACAGTAGGTGAAATAACAAACGTTTTAAAAGAAATTTATGGGGAGTATCGTGAAAGCACAACAATCTAA
- a CDS encoding DUF4416 family protein encodes MGMTKAPDLVNYLAHIFTAGDSDLWLYKMGLKELLEKHFGPIDYISPMLDFQRFTDYYNEEMGKNIRIESRLVSFEYLGSPGFLPDAKLITNEIEKNFSVDDKRKVNIDIGYLHHTQFVLASTKHWGNRIYIGKGIYAEITLMFNFGQWEPLKYTYPNFKDPEYLNELDAIRNIFLKKRKNFIL; translated from the coding sequence ATGGGAATGACTAAAGCACCGGATCTTGTAAATTATTTGGCGCATATATTTACTGCTGGAGATTCTGATTTATGGCTTTACAAAATGGGTTTGAAAGAGTTACTCGAAAAACATTTTGGACCTATCGACTATATTTCTCCCATGTTGGATTTTCAGCGTTTTACAGATTATTATAACGAAGAAATGGGTAAAAACATACGAATTGAATCAAGGTTAGTAAGTTTTGAATATTTAGGTTCTCCTGGTTTTTTGCCGGATGCGAAATTGATAACAAATGAGATTGAAAAAAACTTTTCGGTTGATGATAAAAGAAAAGTAAATATCGACATTGGTTATCTTCACCACACCCAATTTGTTTTAGCTAGCACCAAACACTGGGGTAACAGGATTTATATTGGCAAAGGTATATATGCAGAAATTACTCTGATGTTCAATTTTGGGCAATGGGAACCTCTCAAATACACTTACCCTAATTTCAAAGATCCAGAATATTTAAATGAGTTAGACGCAATAAGAAATATTTTTCTGAAGAAAAGGAAAAATTTTATATTATAA